TGCATTGCATCCTATTATTCTTTCTTgtcatcttcttttcttttttaatctcTTAACTATGAGGTTTACAAATAGGTGCATGGTTTAAATGAAGAACAACTGGCCGCTAGACAGGTAGAAATCATTGATATTGCTTCAGCTGAAACAGATTATTGGAGTTATGCTATCGGAAGTAGCAGTTTTGACTTTTCGAAGTTCAAATCCACAAAATCTGGCCGTGGTCCGCTTTTGGATGGATGGCAGGTTGGTACATTACCCCCTTCCCCTTTCAGTCAATCACGTGATTACATACATATATGGATAAAGCTACTCAAGGCATCTCTGCACTTACAATTAGTAATGCTTCTTGCTGTAAGCTTATAGCCATGTCATTCGCTTCAATGCTGAATCATAGCATTTCTCCAAATCCAATCATCAGTTTAGGGAATTTGTGTTTGCCCCAAACCCCTCATTTTCCTTTCCCTTCCTTGTAACTATGGATAGTATTCATGTGGTATTTCTTAGGGTTGTATATAATGGATCTAACTGACTGCATCTTTCTTGTGATATCTATTAAATCTTCAACCAAATTTAGTTTGTCAGTGATTACATCTGATATTCATATTTGCAGGATAATTACCGTCCAGTAATGACGGCATATAAATTGGTGACAATAGATGCACCATATTGGGGTTTTGGTTATCGACTTGAACAAGCTTTGCTAGCGGTAAGATTTCATagacttcaaattttcaatgttaACTTTAAACTATAGACTATGTGGTGAAGGTCAGATGCCTTGTAGATACCATGAATAATACTCTTCACAAAAGCAACTATAAATGGTGCATTTCACAATGTGATCCTAATTTTGAGGATTCATATATTTGGGATGTAATCGTGTGACCCTAGTTTATCATTTTGCTACAAAACCATATAAGAAAACTAAACTGTTGGAAACAGGAGGCAGGGGactaaaaattttcatctaatCTGTGGTTGCATTAAGCATGCATCATTTGCAGGACTGAACATTGAATGAATATCTTTCCTTTATATTTCAATGCCTGGAAAAGCGACATTACTTGCCATCACTCTTCTAGGttttaagatgaaaataaattaggtCAACAATGGGTGATCCTTGAAATAAAGGACTTGTAAAAGTTGCAGGCACGGCTTTACATTGAAAGATGTGTTTGCATTTGGGTCCCTAAGCATGACATGAAATGAGGCCTTAATTTGCACAATATTCTCAATATTAAATGAGTTGTGACTCCCCCCTCCCCACCTCAAAATACACACAGACATCCTCAAATACTTGTTTATATAACGTTATTTCTCTGTTATATAGGGTGAAAGGGCACTTTTCATTGAAAGTCACCGGAACTGTTTTGGTTGGATTGATGAATGGTTTGGGCTGACAATGCAACAAATACGCGAACTTGAACAACAAGGTGATTGCTTATTAAATGAGGTAAAGACTCCTCTGTTTTCTGGTGCTTAATGATGgaagttttataaataataaaaagtaatctGCTTTGCATCGTCAAACATGTGCATTCATTCATGCACATGTTGAGAAAGTGAACAGCAGGGTAAGATAAACTTTAAAGCTCCACTTTCTTCGTAGTCTCATTTTATAGGTTCATTATCTTGTCGGTTGTAATCTGAATCTAGGATGGCCCCTTCAATGTTTTTGGGGTGTCATTTCTTATCATTTCCAGAAACCATTACTGTAAGAAATATATCTGAATCATGTTTCTATCTGTCAATACAAAGAAGATTTCCTACATCTTCTCTCCTTTTAATTTCCAACCATTTTAGCTTTCTGTGCATATGATTTCATTTCAAGTTTCATCCATTGGATTAACTGATATCCTTTGCATTAACAGAAAATTAGCAAGCCGGCTTTGCTGACAGATGCCGCGGATTGTGAGCAAAGGTTTACTCATAGCAGTGAAAGACAGGTACAGCAAGTTGTCCGTACATGATTTCGAATCAGAATGGTTTGTTATTTTGCTGATGATATAATGTTGGCATCAACCAAGTTCTATTTGGTTTATTCCTTACAAACCACAGATTGACAAAGATTAAAGTGCAAACAAATCGAAACACACAAAACTGACTGGGGTTTATACATTTATAATCACCCTATAATTTAATTTGCCATTGTTTACAAAGAGATTTACATTGAATTTTAGCAGAAATatgtattctttttttttttttccattcataTTGTATGTTTAGTATAGAGTTGTATCATGtaatatgttaatattaattataaaagacttttgaaacttttacttaaattaattctgaCCATACATTAGCTGTGAAACAATGTTATTTCTACTCCAATGAATTTTGTAACTCAACAATTTAAccgataaaaaaaagaaaataaagttggattttaactttgaatttttatcttttattagtAATAAGATTTGGACTTTTAACTTTTAGTTAGAAATCAATTGCCATTCCTTTAAGATTAAtagacaatttttttataattaattattatatttaatactaagttaatatcaaattcacatttaatattcaatggttattttaattttagtttaaccgtgttaaaaaatttagataaagCAACATTTGACCATGAATTTGACAAGtatcttattttaaataaatttagccttcatgttatatatgttttttgttaatttggtttttgtttttttagttaaatttggtcgaaaattttgacttttttttttttttgaaagaaggCAATCAATTGTCTTTAGATCAAATAACTTTTACATGTGAAGTCCCAAGTTTATCTTTAACAACAATTTCCTAAACAAGAAAGCTAGAAAACTCGAAAATAGTAAGTTCAACGTCATCAATCGAGCCTGATTTAGCAAAACAATCTACTATCATATTACCTTCTCTTGGAACAAATTGAAACTTAATTTCTTGTACTGCCTACTAACCTCATTAATCCTTTGTATGATGACCATCGAAGGAGTATACACAAAACTTTCTAATATCATCTCAACAACATCCATGCAGTCACTTTCAACAATAACCTTACTCTAATTTCTTAATCGAGCCACTTCTAGTTcgcttaaaattaatttttttatcgatGTTGTGGCAACTTACATGGTAGTTTATGTGCATTTTATATTGACATGATAAaatttgtcttatatgtcaagttaataaataatttaaaatttatagaatattcaaaatataaataaattctaatttttttaaaaaaccatgAAATACACATGTATTGTTATGTGGctgtcatgtttaaaaattaacatttagcCAGTGTTTACgtcaaaaaataattcaattttttaaaaagttaatggtcaaatttgactTCTTTTAAAAGGATGAGGGCCAAAAtagctaaaaagaaaaagaaaaattgtcaaattaatAACAGTATGGtagttatttaattaggtggaatgaaatgaatattgtaatagtATGTATGTATTTGACTTAGAGGAACAGTTAGTGTTATGGCATTAAAACAAatcttttgtaaaattataaattccaaaatgtttatatgcttaaatgaaaattaacctttaatagATTAAGATGTTTATTataccctttaatttatttttaaaatataaaagtaaaaatatgtgttaatcacttatgttcaaattttaattttttggcaTCTTCCATATTTGTTTTATGGTTTATGTTTAGAGTTTGTGATTATCCTTCCAACAATGTTGTCTCCAAGGTTTGAACATATATTCTTTTCTTAAAAAGTGTAATGTGCCTTACCACAACTATAGATTATGTGAAGAAAAACAATATATTCATTTACTTGCGGAAAAAGTatcaagattaaattttattattaatccaTGTATTATGTGTAAGTTATGAATTTTAACATCATCTAGGCCGAGCTCGTTGTAATGCATCAAACTTAGATTGTATTGCAGCTTTTCAATGATGATTTTTCAAGGCTTGCTAGTAAGTTTTTTTGTGTAGATGTAGAGTTGACATAGGCAATatagttaaatttgttttgcttaaaaatattattttgggaTCTATAATGGGACAGAATGGTCGGAAAGTGTCGACTGCTAAGGCATGTTCAATTTGAGGGGCTGGCGTTTGTTGTGATTGAGCAATTGAATGGGTGGAAGGTGGAGGTTGTAACAATGGAGGAGGGTTTATAGTTTGGGTGGTGGTTCTTGGTTGACGAGAATAAGTGAGGAGGGAGGGAGGTCCaaattggtttaaattatgtagaGTAAGGGAAAAGAGTGTACTTAATTGTGGAGCATCTAAGCATTTGCATTATCCAACAAGAATGAAATGAGATGTGGTATTTCAATCAGGGTAGGATTAATTTGTAATGAATTTGAAGTGGATTGAGAATATCTTTTCGAGTTTTgaagaatttgaaaattattttcgaTAGTTTCAATGTTTATccaattgatttttgaattttttttatgttagagaaaatatttcataaagaAATTTATCTACAATAAATTTGACATCACACATgaaagtatttttgaaattacaggTAAAAATAGTAATGAAAATAATGAGTTTGAGAAAAACCTAAGTGCAAACACGGTTTAGACTGAGGTCCAACTTTGTTTTTAGTATAAGGTTTTAGCTTTGGATAACATAAACAATCAAAGGTTTTGACAACTTGTTAATTTGAATCTTTCCCAAACCATTTTTTGTATTGAGAGTCATGTTGGAGATTGGATGCGGATAActggttaattaaataaacaacttcATGACATGCAAAACTCCAACAATCATATGGTAAACACACTTGGTGTAAAAATGTTTTACCGGTCTCAATTATGTGTCAACGTCACCTTACAGCCAAGACTAATTTTTTTGGGTATATGGTAGAGGTGTAAGATGTTCTAACATTTGAATTGAAGATAGGGATCTAGACCTTGAAATTCACCTCCACCATTACTGTAAAATGAAGTTATTTTGCCATTGAAAAACAGACAccattgatttttttgaagGTCGCCATTGGGTGGTTATTGAACACCATGTGTGTTGACGGTTACGCCAATTGCTATTGCGTGAGGAATTTTGGAAATGGTGGAGTTTTGGTGACAACAAATGTTGTAATTGAAGAGGATGTTGGAAAATATGCACATCACATTTATAATAaaggtaattacatgttattatttactatcatgatagattagcccaaattaaaagtgatctaatttggttagaattttattgggctttaattattaaataaagtatgggtcaaatatgtgtagatactctagtaattgagttctaatcaaattctaattaatgGTGGGCTAATTAGGAATTAGAACTAATATGCCAAGGTTataaatattagggttatggtccccaaattatACACAAGATATCTTTGCTAATATCTCATCCTTAGGAAAAAGAGAGTAAATATTCTTTGAATTTCTTGTGTACTAATTTGGAATATCAAATCCCCAAGATCGGGAAAAACTTCAAGGAATTTATGGATTCAGGTGCgattccatttttaattttattatttattgattcttgatgatttgacatgatagatcatggtttgttaagttttattttcagatttattttacaaatctgaCAAGTAGTATCAAAGCCTCGTCGTATCGAATCATTGAGAATTAATTAAAGTTCTTCGTTTGAATGATTGATTCATGAAATTTCAtgtgttttatattttgaaggtttatattaaaattttagggctttgttttaatttttttaatttggggtAAATTTCAAATTGATGGATTAAATTACgaagtttaaaatatttgtgtaaTTGCAAATCTTGCTATTGAATTTCTATCCAATCTTGCTTTTAAATAAAGAATGTATACTTTGCATGCTCTGTTTCAATTTCGATTCCTACTGTTTATGCATAtgtaattcaattattatttttaatcatataagatatttaatttagttaataaaaaattggaaaagaagTTCACAATGTTTcgtatgttttaatttatatatataaatatataatatatgcatgctttgattggtttaatgcatgttgttttggaaaattatataaatatataagattatcttttaatttgattgaaagatgaaattaaggtaaatattttgaaataaataaattcagattttggattttaattaaggatgtctaatattttaaataaattagttgaaacaaaataCCGTAAAGTGACATCTTTTGTgtagattagtttatttgaaatattaagatgattatatgtttttatgatTCATGAGTTTATTAATTGAcccaaaggtaagttaatatttggcAGAATTTCAACGACATCTGTGGTGATAAACATGTGAAAATTATAAGGTATTTTATGTGAGCAATAAGTTAGtccaaagattaattaattgttggacattatttattgtcaatgtttgattgctACAACAAGAGTATCGCTTACTGTTAATATTACTGTCCAAAGacttaatattaatattgatgtgagcttgttttttatttgttctatATTCAGCTAATTCATCTTCTGTTGCCACAATATCtgctaatataaattctataccCATGCTTAATAGGACTAATTTTAAGGAATGGAAAAGACACTTACTTATAGTGATCGGTTGTATGGACATAGACATTGCACTAAGGGAAGAATAATCTGCACCTCTCATTGCGGAAAGCACCCCTGATGTTAAGAAAGATTTTGAGGGGTGGGATCGTTCAAATCACATGAGTCTAATAATCATGAAACATAGCACTCCAGAAGCCTTTAGGGGCACAGAGTCTGAAGAGATTACTCAAGCCAAAGGTTTCCTTGACGAAATTGAAAAACGTTTTGCTAAAAATGATAAGGTTGAGATGACATCACTTCTGACTTCTTTGATGTCTATAAAGTATAAGGGTCAAGGAAACGTAAGGGGGTACATTATGGAGACGTTCCATATTGATTTAAGACTTAAGGAACTTAAGTTCGAGCTCTCTGAGGAATTGCTTGTTCTTATGGTTTTGGTATTGCTTTCTGcacaatttaatcaatttaaaattagttataacTGTCAAAAGGAGAAATAGGTACTAAATGAGCTCATTTCTCATTGTGTACAAAAGGAAGAAAGGTTAAAGTGTGATAAGTCTGAAAATATTCATTTGGCCAATGCCCCTAAAGATAAgggcaagaaaagaaaatatcagaACGAAGCTGCTAAGGGTCCAGCTcaaaagaaacaacaacaaGCTACAAAGAGTTGTTTCTTTTGTAACAAGTCTAGACACGTAAAGAAAGATTGTACCAAATATCATGCTTGGCGTGCAAAGAAAGGTATAATTCTTAATTTGATATGTTCTGAGATTAATTTAGCTTCAGTACCTGGAAACATTTGGTGGATAGATTCTGGTCCTACTACTCACATAAGTGCTTTTATGCAGGGTTACCTGAGTTACCGAAAGCCAAGTGATGGTGAAAGACACATCTTTGTGGGCGATGGAAAATCGGTAAAAGTGGAAGCGATTGGGCATTTTAGGTTGTTATTAGTAACTggtttttatttggatttaaagGACATTTTTATTGTACCATCACTTGGACAAAATTTAGTTTATGTTTCTTCATTGGACAAATTTAGATATTATTGTTCATTCGAGAACAATCAATTTAGTTTGTCTTTAAATTCAAATGTTATTGGAACTGGTTATTTAAATACTTATGATAACCATTATTTGCTAGAAACAGTTGCATCCTATAATGAAACCTTACATGTGGAATCACGTGGTATTAAAcgtaaattaaataagaaaaattcagCATCATTATGGCATAAGCACTTAGGTCATATCTCAAAAGGTAGAGTTGAATGCCTTGTGTCCGATGGGATTTTAAAGTCCCTTGACTTCACAGACTTTAATGTCTGTGTCGATTGCATTAAAGGAAAACAGACCAAAATGAAGAGATTGGGTGTCAGCAGATCTTCAGACGTCttagaattaattcatacaGATATTTGTGGGCCATTCCCTACGACATCCTGGAATGGTCAacaatatttcataacattcaTAGACGATTTACTCACGTTATGGGTACCTATATCTCATTCATGAGAAATCTCAGTCTTTGGACATGTTCAAACCTTATAAAGCCGAAGTTGAGAATCAACTCAACAAAAGGATTAAAAACGTCAGCAGATCATAGTGGTGAGTACTACAGTAGATATGATGGATCAAGTGAACAATGTCCAAAACCATTTGCGAAATTCCTAGAGGAATGCAGTATTGTCCTACAGTACACTATGTCAGGACTACATAGTATGAATGGTGTAGCTAATAGATGAAACAGAACTCTTAAGGATATAGTAAGGAGCATGATTGCTCATTCTACCTTACCTGAGTCCTCTGGGGAGAAGCATTAAAGACAATAGCTTACATTCTGAATAGAGTACCCAATAAAGCACTTGCAAAAACACCTTATGAGCTTTGGATAAGTCAAAAACCTAGTCTAAAGCACTTTCACATTTGGGGATGTCTAGTTGAGGCAAGGCCTTATAGGCCACATGAAAAGATATTGGACTCCAAAATAGTAAGCAGTTATTTTATTGGTTATTCTGAGCGATCTAGGGGGCTATAAATTTTATGATCCCATAGTAAGAAATACTTTTGAGACGGgaaatgtaatattttttgaGGATGTTGAGTTTGGAGGGAGAAATAAGGTTAGAGACATTGTTGTTGAGGAAGAATTGGATTCTAACTCAATTCCTACTATCACTTTTGACGATGTTCAGGTTCTTATACCTATCATTGATCAAAAAGTGAATCAAGAACCTCTACAAGACAATGTTGAGCAAATCCCCATTCAAAATAAGGTAATTGTTCCAGAAGAACAAATTCAACAACCTCAAGAACAAGTGCCATTAAGGAGGTCCACAAGAGAAAGGAGAAATGCTATTCCAGATGATTATGTTGTATTTCTCCAAGAACATGATGATGGTAATGGAATGATGGAAGATGATCCATCAACTTTCATCAGGCCATGAAAAGTTCTAATTCTCAAAAGTGGATTGATGCCATGAAAGATGAGTATAAGTTTATGCAAGACAACAAAGTTTGGAAACTTGTCCCATTACCTGAAGGTGGAAAACCAATTTGTTGTAAATGGATATTTAAAACCAAGAGGGATACAAATGGTAATGTGGAGAGGTATAAGGCGCGTCTTGTAGCTAAAGGATATACTTAGAAAGAAGGTATTGATTTTACAGAGACTTTCTCTCTAATTTCATCGAAAGACTCTTTCAGGATAATCATGGCACTTGTTGTTCATTTTGATCTTGAGTTACATCAGATGGATGTTAAGACTGCATTTCTTAATGGCGACATTGAAGAAACAATTTATATGGTGCAACCAGAAAATTTTGAGTCAGAAGACTCAAAGAATATGGTTTTGCAAATTGACAAAATCCATCTCTGGAATCAAACAAGCTTCCCGTCAATGGTACCACAAGTTTCATCAAATAATTGTTTCGTTCGGTTTTGAGGTGAATACTGTTGATGATTGTGTGTATCACAAATTCAATGGGAGTAAGTACATATTTCTAGTTCTATATGTTGATGAAAATTTGCTTGCTGCTAATGATATAGGCTTATTGCACGAAACCAGAAGGTTTTTATCTAAGCATTTTAAGGTGAAAGATCTTGGGGACGGCTATTTTGTTTTAAGAATTCAGATACATTGAGATCGATCTCGAAGTATTCTTGGATTATCACAAAAGAGCTATATCGATAAAGTACTCAAAAGGTTTGGCATGCAGAGTTGTAGACCAAGTGACACCCCTGTCGCTAAAGGAGACAAATTTAGTCTTACTCAATGCCCTAAAAGTAACCTTGAAATTCAGGAAATGCAAAAGATTCCTTATGCGTCATCTGTGGGAGTTTAATGTATGCTCAAGTATGTACGCGTCCGGACATTGCGTACATTATTGGGACGTTAGACAGATATTTAAGCAACCCTGGTATAGACCATTATATAGCAGCTAAAAGGGTTATGAGATATCTTCAGAGAACAAAAGATTACATGCTTACTTATAAGAGATCAGATATTTTGGAGGTCGTAAGGTATTCTAATTCTGATATCGTTGGGTGCCAATATAGTAGGAAATCTACATCAGGCTATATTTACCTGTTAGTTGGAGGAGCTATATCTTAGAAAAGTGTCAAACAGACACTTGTAGCTTCGTCCACTATGACAACAGAGTTTGTAGCATGCTATGAGGCATCGAACCATGAAATATGGTTGCGAAACTTTGTCACAGAGCTGCGCATTTTAGAGAATGTAGAAAGACCACTCAAATTATTTTGTGACAATAAGTCAGCAGTGCTGTATTCCAATAACAACACGAGTTCATCTAAGTCAAAACATATTGACATAAAGTTCCTAGTTGTAAAAGAAAGAGCACATTGGGACAAACTCCATGATAGCGGATTCGCTCACGAAAGGTTTACCACCCAAGGTCTTTCATGAGCACAATGCTTACATGGGTGTTACATTGTTTGAGGATATCATGATTTAGTGggagtttatattttatttgttttatatttgtattcAGCTTATTCACtctgtttattattttgatactgACCTCACTTAAGTTTAAAGAGGACCATTTGGAAATAAACATGTTTAGATCATattgcatgtaatttccatgctacatatccatacttgatctatgtcatttatttgtgttaatatACGTGATCAGGAATGGATTTAGTTACGATATATATAACGAAAGCCGCCTTGGTTCTATGTTAGCATAATTAATGGACGAGATTGTTTGGAATATCTTTTGGATATGACAGTAAAATTTTGAGCTCATAAGGTtgtataatgacatgtaattataaaggaattagtatatatatgtggtccaagtgggagattgttggaaaatatagacatcacatatataataaaggtaattacatattattatttactatcatgcTAGGTTAGCCCAAactaaaagtgatctaatttggttagaattttattgggctttatttattaaataaagtatgggtcaaatatgtgtagatactctagtaattgagttctaatcaaattctaattaatgataGGATAATTAAGAATTAGAACTAATATGCCAATGTTataaatattagggttatggtccccaaattatACACAAGATATCTTTTCTAATATCTCATCCTTAGGAAAGAGAGAGTAAATATTCTTTGAATTTCTTGTGTACTAATTTGGAATATCAAATCTCAAGATCGGGAAAAACTTCAAGGAATTCATAGATTCAAGTACGCTTCCGTTTTTagttttattcttaatttattattg
The window above is part of the Gossypium raimondii isolate GPD5lz chromosome 9, ASM2569854v1, whole genome shotgun sequence genome. Proteins encoded here:
- the LOC105799312 gene encoding uncharacterized protein LOC105799312, coding for MVQLKEFRIVMPMSLEEYQVAQMYMVMKMQQQSTNGDEGVEVLENKRFQDDVFGKGQFTSKVYRLQSKAPAWLTTIAPKDALVMQEEAWNAYPRCKTVIKCPYFTKFSLTIETVHRADNGTSENVHGLNEEQLAARQVEIIDIASAETDYWSYAIGSSSFDFSKFKSTKSGRGPLLDGWQDNYRPVMTAYKLVTIDAPYWGFGYRLEQALLAGERALFIESHRNCFGWIDEWFGLTMQQIRELEQQGDCLLNEKISKPALLTDAADCEQRFTHSSERQVQQVVRT